Proteins encoded by one window of uncultured Draconibacterium sp.:
- a CDS encoding alpha/beta hydrolase has product MMTNNSEYPEAINAAGVRATFANECYGEHERNTFDIWLADSKKPTPLAIFIHGGGFVGGDKSRYYDSEDWVRLLEAGISIASINYRYMYEAPYGILGSMNDSKRCLQYIRANAEKYNVDKERIACSGGSAGAGTSLWLAFSDDMADAENNDPVLRESTQLLCAAAFSTQSTYDILRWPEIVGIPPYQKPEELLSIARVFGFKSADGIDLYTQSEIRKELDFLEKMTKNAPPFYVFSHYDGGIPTNEDELHHHPFHAKALKDKAEQVGAEALVYAPALGISDPSGKDMVEFFIEKLL; this is encoded by the coding sequence ATGATGACGAACAATAGCGAATATCCGGAAGCAATAAACGCAGCAGGAGTGCGTGCAACTTTTGCAAATGAGTGCTACGGTGAACATGAACGCAACACCTTTGATATTTGGCTGGCTGATTCGAAAAAGCCAACACCTCTGGCAATTTTTATTCATGGAGGTGGATTTGTTGGAGGAGATAAAAGCAGGTACTACGACTCGGAAGATTGGGTGCGTTTATTGGAGGCCGGAATTTCAATAGCCTCGATTAATTACCGGTATATGTACGAGGCTCCATATGGAATTTTAGGGAGCATGAACGATTCAAAACGGTGCCTGCAATATATCAGGGCCAATGCCGAAAAGTACAATGTTGATAAAGAGCGAATAGCTTGTAGCGGCGGTTCTGCCGGAGCCGGAACTTCATTGTGGTTGGCTTTTTCTGATGACATGGCGGATGCCGAAAACAATGATCCTGTTTTAAGGGAAAGTACGCAGCTTTTATGTGCTGCCGCTTTTTCAACCCAATCTACTTACGATATATTACGTTGGCCTGAAATAGTAGGAATTCCACCTTATCAAAAACCGGAAGAGTTGCTTTCTATTGCGCGCGTATTTGGTTTTAAATCGGCTGACGGTATTGATTTATATACCCAAAGCGAGATTAGAAAGGAACTCGATTTCCTGGAGAAAATGACTAAAAATGCTCCGCCGTTTTATGTATTCAGTCATTACGATGGGGGAATTCCAACTAACGAAGATGAATTGCACCATCATCCATTTCATGCCAAAGCGTTAAAAGATAAGGCAGAACAAGTTGGG